From Enterococcus mundtii, the proteins below share one genomic window:
- the rpsJ gene encoding 30S ribosomal protein S10 yields MAKQKIRIRLKAYEHRILDQSADKIVETAKRTGAGVSGPIPLPTERSLYTVIRATHKYKDSREQFEMRTHKRLIDIVNPTPKTVDALMKLDLPSGVNIEIKL; encoded by the coding sequence ATGGCAAAACAAAAAATTCGTATCCGTTTAAAAGCGTATGAACACCGTATTTTAGATCAATCAGCGGATAAAATCGTGGAAACTGCAAAAAGAACTGGAGCTGGCGTTTCTGGTCCAATTCCATTACCAACTGAACGCAGTCTTTACACAGTTATTCGTGCGACTCACAAATACAAAGATTCACGCGAACAATTCGAAATGCGTACACACAAACGTCTTATCGACATTGTGAACCCAACACCAAAAACAGTTGATGCTTTAATGAAGCTTGACTTACCATCAGGTGTTAACATCGAAATCAAACTATAA
- the rplC gene encoding 50S ribosomal protein L3, whose amino-acid sequence MTKGILGKKVGMTQIFTESGELIPVTVVEATPNVVLQVKTMETDGYEAIQVGYQDKREVLSNKPAKGHVAKANTAPKRFIREFKNVELGEYEVGKEITVDVFQAGDIIDVTGTTKGKGFQGVIKRHGQSRGPMAHGSRYHRRPGSMGPVAPNRVFKNKRLAGRMGGNRVTIQNLEVVRVDAERNVILIKGNVPGAKKSLITIKSAVKAK is encoded by the coding sequence ATGACCAAAGGAATCTTAGGGAAAAAAGTGGGAATGACACAAATCTTCACTGAATCTGGCGAATTAATTCCAGTTACTGTTGTAGAAGCTACGCCAAACGTAGTACTACAAGTAAAAACAATGGAAACTGATGGCTACGAAGCTATTCAAGTTGGTTACCAAGACAAACGTGAAGTTTTATCAAACAAACCTGCGAAAGGTCATGTTGCAAAAGCAAACACGGCTCCTAAGCGCTTCATTCGTGAATTCAAAAATGTTGAGCTAGGAGAATATGAAGTAGGAAAAGAAATTACAGTTGATGTTTTCCAAGCAGGAGACATTATTGATGTAACAGGTACTACGAAAGGTAAAGGATTCCAAGGGGTTATCAAACGTCACGGCCAAAGCCGCGGACCAATGGCTCACGGTTCTCGCTACCATCGTCGTCCTGGGTCAATGGGTCCAGTTGCACCTAACCGTGTATTCAAAAACAAACGTCTTGCTGGCCGTATGGGTGGCAACCGCGTAACTATCCAAAACTTGGAAGTTGTACGTGTAGATGCTGAAAGAAACGTAATCTTGATCAAAGGTAACGTTCCTGGAGCGAAAAAATCATTAATCACTATCAAATCAGCTGTGAAAGCTAAATAA
- the rplD gene encoding 50S ribosomal protein L4 gives MPNVALFKQDGSQNGEITLNEEIFGIEPNESVVYDAIVMQRASLRQGTHAVKNRSAVRGGGRKPWRQKGTGRARQGSIRSPQWRGGGVVFGPTPRSYSYKLPKKVRRLAMKSVLSEKVAENNLVAIEGLSFDAPKTKEFKEVLAKLSIDSKVLVVLEPGNDFAALSARNLSNVSVVTSDNVSVLDVVSNTKVLATQTALTQIEEVLA, from the coding sequence ATGCCGAATGTAGCATTATTCAAACAAGATGGAAGCCAAAACGGTGAAATCACTCTTAACGAAGAAATCTTCGGAATTGAACCAAATGAAAGTGTTGTTTACGACGCAATCGTTATGCAACGCGCATCATTAAGACAAGGAACACATGCGGTTAAAAACCGTAGCGCTGTTCGAGGCGGTGGCCGTAAACCATGGCGTCAAAAAGGAACTGGTCGTGCTCGTCAAGGATCAATCCGTTCACCGCAATGGCGTGGAGGTGGCGTAGTCTTCGGACCAACACCACGTTCTTACAGCTACAAACTTCCTAAAAAAGTTCGTCGTTTAGCAATGAAATCTGTATTGTCAGAAAAAGTTGCTGAAAACAACTTGGTAGCAATCGAAGGATTAAGCTTTGATGCACCAAAAACAAAAGAATTCAAAGAAGTTCTTGCTAAATTATCTATTGACTCTAAAGTATTGGTTGTACTAGAACCTGGTAACGACTTTGCAGCTTTATCTGCACGTAACTTATCAAACGTTTCTGTAGTAACTTCTGACAACGTTAGCGTTCTAGATGTTGTATCAAATACAAAAGTTTTAGCAACACAAACTGCTCTTACTCAAATTGAGGAGGTGCTTGCATAA
- the rplW gene encoding 50S ribosomal protein L23: MNLLDVIKRPVITEKSMLAMDDKKYTFEVDTRANKTLVKQAVEAAFDVKVKNVNIVNVRAKFKRMGKYAGYTKKRRKAIVTLTEDSKEIQLFEAAE; encoded by the coding sequence ATGAACTTACTAGACGTAATCAAACGCCCAGTGATCACTGAGAAATCAATGCTTGCCATGGATGACAAGAAATATACTTTCGAAGTAGACACTCGCGCAAACAAAACTTTAGTAAAACAAGCGGTTGAAGCTGCTTTTGACGTGAAAGTCAAAAACGTGAACATCGTGAACGTACGTGCGAAATTCAAACGTATGGGCAAATATGCAGGATATACAAAAAAACGTCGCAAAGCGATCGTTACATTGACTGAAGATTCAAAAGAAATCCAATTATTCGAAGCTGCTGAATAA
- the rplB gene encoding 50S ribosomal protein L2 produces the protein MAIKKYKPTTNGRRNMTGSDFAEITTSTPEKTLLQPLKNHAGRNNNGRITVRHQGGGHKRQYRVIDFKRNKDNVVATVQTIEYDPNRSANIALVHYEDGVKAYILAPKGLQVGMKLVSGPEADIKVGNALPLENIPVGTVIHNIEMKPGKGGQLIRSAGTSAQVLGKEGKYVLIRLNSGEVRMILAACRATIGSVGNEQHELINIGKAGRSRWMRKRPTVRGSVMNPNDHPHGGGEGKAPIGRKAPVSPWGQPALGYKTRNKKAKSDKLIVRRKNK, from the coding sequence GTGGCGATTAAAAAGTACAAACCTACCACAAATGGCCGTCGTAACATGACAGGTTCTGATTTTGCTGAAATCACAACATCAACACCTGAAAAAACATTGTTACAGCCATTGAAAAACCATGCTGGACGTAATAACAACGGCCGCATTACTGTACGTCATCAAGGTGGCGGACACAAACGCCAATACCGCGTGATCGATTTCAAACGTAACAAAGACAACGTTGTTGCTACTGTTCAAACGATCGAATATGATCCAAACCGTTCAGCTAACATCGCGTTAGTACATTATGAAGATGGAGTGAAAGCTTACATCTTAGCACCAAAAGGACTACAAGTTGGAATGAAACTTGTTTCAGGTCCTGAAGCAGATATCAAAGTCGGAAATGCTCTTCCTTTAGAAAACATTCCAGTTGGTACTGTGATCCACAATATTGAAATGAAACCTGGTAAAGGTGGACAATTGATCCGTTCTGCTGGTACAAGTGCTCAAGTACTTGGTAAAGAAGGCAAATACGTATTGATCCGCTTGAACTCTGGTGAAGTTCGCATGATCTTAGCTGCATGCCGTGCAACAATCGGTTCTGTAGGTAACGAACAACACGAACTTATCAATATTGGTAAAGCTGGCCGCTCTCGTTGGATGCGTAAACGCCCAACTGTACGTGGTAGCGTAATGAACCCTAACGATCACCCACACGGTGGTGGTGAAGGTAAAGCTCCAATCGGACGTAAAGCTCCAGTTTCTCCTTGGGGTCAACCAGCTCTTGGTTACAAAACTCGTAACAAGAAAGCTAAATCAGACAAACTTATCGTTCGTCGTAAAAATAAATAA
- the rpsS gene encoding 30S ribosomal protein S19, with protein MGRSLKKGPFVDEHLMSKVEAQAGAEKKKVIKTWSRRSTIFPSFVGYTIAVYDGRKHVPVYIQEDMVGHKLGEFAPTRTYRGHVADDKKTRR; from the coding sequence ATGGGTCGTAGTTTAAAGAAAGGGCCTTTCGTTGATGAGCATTTAATGAGTAAAGTTGAAGCTCAAGCAGGGGCCGAAAAGAAAAAAGTAATCAAAACTTGGTCTCGTCGTTCGACAATTTTCCCAAGTTTTGTTGGATATACCATCGCAGTATATGATGGACGTAAACACGTACCAGTTTACATCCAAGAAGATATGGTAGGACACAAATTAGGTGAATTCGCACCAACTAGAACTTATCGTGGGCATGTCGCTGACGACAAGAAAACGAGACGCTAA
- the rplV gene encoding 50S ribosomal protein L22, which translates to MAEQITSAKATAKTVRTSPRKARLVIDLIRGKSVADAISILKFTPNKSAGIIEKVLMSAIANAENNFDLDVENLVVSEAFVNEGPTMKRFRPRAKGSASPINKRTSHITVVVSEK; encoded by the coding sequence ATGGCAGAACAAATCACATCAGCTAAAGCAACTGCAAAAACAGTTCGCACTTCACCTCGTAAAGCGCGTCTAGTAATTGACCTTATCAGAGGTAAAAGTGTTGCGGATGCAATTTCAATTTTGAAATTCACACCAAACAAATCTGCTGGGATCATCGAGAAAGTATTGATGTCAGCAATTGCAAATGCAGAAAACAACTTTGACTTAGATGTTGAGAACTTGGTAGTATCTGAAGCATTTGTTAACGAAGGACCAACAATGAAACGTTTCCGTCCACGTGCAAAAGGTTCAGCTTCACCAATCAACAAACGTACAAGTCATATCACGGTAGTCGTATCAGAAAAATAA
- the rpsC gene encoding 30S ribosomal protein S3: MGQKVHPIGMRVGIIRDWDAKWFAEKEYAEFLHEDLRIRKFISTRLADAAVSTIEIERATGRVNISIHTAKPGMVIGKGGSEVENLRKELNKLTGKRIHINIVEIKKPDLDAKLVGEGIARQLENRVAFRRAQKQAIQRSMRSGAKGIKTQVSGRLNGADIARSEGYSEGTVPLHTLRADIDYAWEEADTTYGKLGVKVWIYRGEILPTKKNTEKGGK; encoded by the coding sequence GTGGGTCAAAAAGTACATCCAATTGGAATGCGTGTAGGCATCATCCGCGACTGGGATGCAAAATGGTTTGCTGAAAAAGAGTATGCAGAGTTCTTACACGAAGATTTAAGAATCCGTAAATTTATTTCAACTAGACTTGCTGATGCTGCTGTATCAACAATTGAAATCGAACGCGCAACTGGCCGCGTAAACATTTCAATCCACACAGCTAAACCAGGTATGGTTATTGGTAAAGGCGGATCTGAAGTCGAAAACCTAAGAAAAGAATTAAACAAATTAACTGGTAAAAGAATCCATATCAACATCGTGGAAATCAAAAAACCAGATTTAGATGCTAAATTAGTAGGTGAAGGAATTGCACGTCAATTAGAAAACCGTGTTGCATTCCGTCGCGCTCAAAAACAAGCGATCCAACGTTCAATGCGTTCTGGCGCTAAAGGGATCAAAACTCAAGTATCTGGACGTCTAAACGGTGCGGATATCGCTCGTTCAGAAGGATACTCAGAAGGAACAGTTCCTCTTCACACTTTGCGTGCGGATATTGATTACGCATGGGAAGAAGCAGATACAACATACGGAAAACTAGGAGTTAAAGTGTGGATCTATCGTGGAGAAATTCTTCCAACTAAAAAAAACACTGAGAAAGGAGGGAAATAA
- the rplP gene encoding 50S ribosomal protein L16 → MLVPKRVKHRREFRGKMRGEAKGGKEVAFGEYGLQAVESHWITNRQIEASRIAMTRYMKRGGKVWIKIFPHKSYTSKAIGVRMGKGKGAPEGWVAPVKRGKIMFEIAGVSEEVAREALRLASHKLPMKTKIVKREEMGGESNEG, encoded by the coding sequence ATGTTAGTACCTAAACGTGTAAAACACCGTCGTGAATTCCGCGGAAAAATGCGTGGTGAAGCAAAAGGCGGAAAAGAAGTAGCATTCGGTGAATACGGCTTACAAGCTGTTGAATCACACTGGATCACAAACCGTCAGATCGAAGCTTCTCGTATTGCTATGACTCGTTACATGAAACGTGGCGGGAAAGTATGGATCAAAATTTTCCCTCATAAATCATATACATCTAAAGCGATCGGCGTTCGTATGGGTAAAGGTAAAGGGGCTCCTGAAGGATGGGTTGCACCAGTAAAACGTGGTAAAATCATGTTTGAAATTGCAGGCGTTTCTGAAGAAGTAGCTCGTGAAGCATTACGTTTAGCTTCTCACAAATTACCAATGAAAACTAAGATCGTAAAACGTGAGGAAATGGGTGGTGAATCGAATGAAGGTTAA
- the rpmC gene encoding 50S ribosomal protein L29 has product MKVKEIRELTTAEMLDQEKQLKEELFNLRFQLATGQLENTARIKEVRKSIARIKTVLREQAK; this is encoded by the coding sequence ATGAAGGTTAAAGAAATCAGAGAATTAACCACTGCCGAAATGCTTGATCAAGAAAAACAATTAAAAGAAGAATTGTTTAATCTTAGATTCCAATTAGCAACAGGTCAATTAGAAAACACTGCACGTATTAAAGAAGTACGTAAATCGATTGCACGCATCAAAACAGTTTTGCGTGAACAAGCTAAGTAA
- the rpsQ gene encoding 30S ribosomal protein S17 has protein sequence MTEERNQRKVYQGRVVSDKMDKTITVAVETKKNHPIYGKRMNYSKKYKVHDENNTAKVGDIVRIMETRPLSATKRFRLLEIVEEAVII, from the coding sequence ATGACTGAAGAAAGAAATCAACGCAAAGTTTATCAAGGTCGCGTGGTATCAGACAAAATGGATAAAACAATTACCGTTGCTGTCGAAACAAAGAAAAACCACCCTATCTACGGTAAACGTATGAACTATTCTAAGAAGTACAAAGTACATGATGAAAACAACACAGCAAAAGTTGGCGACATCGTGAGAATTATGGAAACTCGTCCATTATCAGCTACAAAACGTTTCCGTTTGTTGGAAATAGTCGAAGAAGCAGTTATTATCTAA
- the rplN gene encoding 50S ribosomal protein L14, whose translation MIQAESRLRIADNSGAREILTIKVLGGSGRKTANIGDVIVATVKQATPGGVVKKGDVVKAVIVRTKSGARRADGSYIKFDENAAVIIRDDKSPRGTRIFGPVARELRENNFMKIVSLAPEVL comes from the coding sequence GTGATCCAAGCAGAAAGTCGTTTAAGAATCGCTGATAATTCAGGCGCACGTGAAATTTTGACGATCAAAGTCCTTGGCGGATCTGGTCGCAAAACTGCGAATATCGGTGATGTGATCGTTGCTACGGTTAAACAAGCAACGCCAGGTGGGGTTGTCAAAAAAGGTGACGTCGTTAAAGCCGTTATCGTTCGTACAAAATCAGGAGCTCGTCGTGCAGACGGTTCATATATCAAGTTTGATGAAAATGCTGCAGTGATTATTCGTGATGATAAAAGCCCTCGTGGAACACGTATCTTTGGGCCAGTTGCACGTGAACTACGTGAAAACAACTTCATGAAGATCGTTTCTCTAGCACCAGAAGTTTTATAA
- the rplX gene encoding 50S ribosomal protein L24, translating into MFVKKGDKVKVITGKDKNKEGVVLAAFPKQDKVVVEGVNMIKKHQKPSQAAPQGGIVEMEAPLHVSNVMVIDSTGVAGRVGYKEVDGKKVRVSKKTGEVLDK; encoded by the coding sequence ATGTTTGTTAAAAAAGGCGATAAAGTTAAAGTGATCACCGGTAAAGACAAAAACAAAGAAGGCGTTGTATTAGCAGCGTTTCCTAAACAGGATAAAGTGGTTGTCGAAGGTGTGAACATGATCAAAAAACACCAAAAACCTTCTCAAGCTGCTCCTCAAGGTGGAATTGTTGAGATGGAAGCGCCACTTCACGTTTCTAACGTGATGGTCATCGACTCTACTGGTGTAGCTGGCCGAGTTGGCTACAAAGAAGTAGACGGAAAAAAAGTCCGTGTTTCTAAAAAAACCGGTGAAGTTTTAGATAAATAA
- the rplE gene encoding 50S ribosomal protein L5, which yields MNRLKEKYLKEVTPSLMEKFDYSSVMQTPKVEKIVINMGVGDAVSNAKNLDKAVEELTLITGQKPMITKAKKSIAGFRLREGMPIGAKVTLRGERMYEFLDKLVSVSLPRVRDFHGVSKKAFDGRGNYTLGIKEQLIFPEVDYDLVDKVRGMDIVIVTTANTDEESRELLTQLGMPFQK from the coding sequence ATGAACCGCCTAAAAGAAAAATATCTTAAAGAAGTAACTCCATCATTGATGGAAAAATTTGACTATAGCTCTGTTATGCAAACACCTAAAGTTGAAAAGATCGTCATCAACATGGGTGTTGGTGATGCGGTATCAAACGCTAAAAACTTAGACAAAGCAGTTGAAGAACTAACTTTGATCACTGGACAAAAACCAATGATCACAAAAGCTAAAAAATCAATCGCTGGATTCCGTTTACGTGAAGGAATGCCAATTGGAGCAAAAGTTACCTTACGCGGAGAAAGAATGTACGAATTTTTAGATAAATTAGTATCAGTTTCTCTACCACGTGTACGTGACTTCCATGGTGTAAGTAAAAAAGCCTTTGATGGTCGTGGAAACTACACTTTAGGTATTAAAGAACAATTGATCTTCCCAGAAGTAGATTATGATTTAGTAGATAAAGTACGTGGTATGGACATCGTCATTGTAACGACAGCGAACACAGATGAAGAATCTCGTGAGTTGTTGACACAATTAGGCATGCCATTCCAAAAATAA
- a CDS encoding type Z 30S ribosomal protein S14 has translation MAKKSMIAKNKRPAKHSTQAYTRCERCGRPHSVYRKFHLCRICFRELAYKGQIPGVKKASW, from the coding sequence GTGGCTAAAAAATCAATGATTGCTAAAAACAAACGTCCTGCAAAACATTCAACACAAGCTTACACTCGTTGCGAACGTTGCGGACGTCCACATTCAGTTTATCGTAAGTTCCATCTTTGCCGTATTTGCTTCCGCGAACTTGCCTATAAAGGTCAAATTCCCGGCGTGAAGAAAGCTAGCTGGTAA
- the rpsH gene encoding 30S ribosomal protein S8, with amino-acid sequence MVMTDPIADFLTRIRNANMVKHEALEVPASKIKRDIAEILKREGFVRDVEYIEDDKQGVIRVFLKFGKSGERVITNLKRISKPGLRVYVKAGEVPKVLNGLGIAIISTSEGVVTDKEAREKNIGGEVIAYVW; translated from the coding sequence ATGGTCATGACAGATCCAATTGCAGATTTTCTAACTCGTATCCGTAATGCAAACATGGTTAAACATGAGGCTTTAGAAGTTCCTGCATCAAAAATTAAACGTGACATCGCTGAAATCTTGAAACGTGAAGGTTTCGTCCGTGATGTTGAATATATCGAAGATGACAAGCAAGGCGTGATCCGTGTTTTCCTAAAATTCGGTAAAAGCGGCGAACGTGTTATTACAAACTTAAAACGTATTTCTAAACCAGGCTTACGTGTTTATGTTAAAGCTGGCGAAGTGCCAAAAGTTTTAAATGGCTTAGGTATCGCTATTATTTCGACTTCTGAAGGTGTTGTCACTGATAAAGAAGCTCGTGAGAAAAACATCGGCGGCGAAGTTATCGCTTACGTATGGTAA
- the rplF gene encoding 50S ribosomal protein L6, with product MSRIGNKIVVIPEGVTITQDGNNVTVKGPKGELTRTFSADIKMNIEGNEVTFTRPNDSKEMKTIHGTTRANFNNMVVGVSEGFQKGLELIGVGYRAQMQGTKLVLNVGYSHPVEITPPAGVTVEVPSNTQVIVKGANKEEVGELAANIRGTRPPEPYKGKGIRYVGEFVRRKEGKTGK from the coding sequence GTGAGCCGTATTGGAAATAAGATCGTTGTGATCCCTGAAGGAGTAACTATCACTCAAGATGGAAACAACGTTACAGTTAAAGGACCAAAAGGGGAATTGACTCGTACATTTTCTGCTGATATCAAAATGAATATCGAAGGAAATGAAGTGACATTCACTCGTCCAAATGACAGTAAAGAAATGAAAACTATCCATGGAACAACTCGTGCTAACTTCAACAACATGGTTGTAGGTGTTAGTGAAGGTTTCCAAAAAGGATTAGAATTAATCGGGGTTGGGTACCGTGCGCAAATGCAAGGAACAAAACTTGTATTGAACGTTGGTTACTCACATCCAGTAGAAATCACACCACCAGCTGGCGTGACTGTTGAAGTACCATCTAACACACAAGTAATTGTGAAGGGTGCGAACAAAGAAGAAGTTGGCGAATTAGCTGCGAACATCCGTGGTACTCGTCCTCCAGAACCTTATAAAGGTAAAGGTATTCGTTATGTTGGCGAATTCGTACGCCGTAAAGAAGGTAAAACTGGTAAATAA
- the rplR gene encoding 50S ribosomal protein L18, which yields MITKPDKNKTRQKRHRRVRNTISGTAERPRLNVFRSNKNIYAQLIDDVAGVTLASASTLDKEISGGTKTEAAQAVGKLVAERATEKGIKVVVFDRGGYLYHGRVQALAEAARENGLEF from the coding sequence GTGATTACAAAACCAGATAAGAACAAAACACGTCAAAAGAGACACCGTCGTGTACGTAACACTATCTCTGGTACTGCTGAGCGCCCACGCTTGAACGTTTTTCGTTCTAACAAAAACATCTACGCGCAACTTATTGATGACGTAGCGGGTGTAACGCTAGCAAGTGCCTCTACCTTGGATAAAGAAATTTCAGGTGGAACAAAAACAGAAGCAGCACAAGCTGTCGGTAAATTAGTTGCTGAACGCGCAACTGAAAAAGGCATTAAAGTCGTAGTCTTTGACCGTGGTGGATACCTTTACCATGGCCGTGTGCAAGCTTTAGCTGAAGCTGCTCGCGAAAATGGACTAGAATTTTAG
- the rpsE gene encoding 30S ribosomal protein S5, whose translation MVYIDPKHLELEDRVVAINRVTKVVKGGRRLRFAALVVVGDKNGHVGFGTGKAQEVPEAIRKAIEDAKKNLVEVPMVGSTIPHEVIGAFSGGRILMKPAVEGSGVAAGGPVRAVLELAGVADITSKSLGSNTPINVVRATVEGLKQLKRAEEVAALRGKSVEELIG comes from the coding sequence ATGGTTTATATCGATCCAAAACATTTGGAATTAGAAGACCGCGTTGTTGCAATTAACCGTGTAACAAAAGTTGTTAAAGGTGGACGTCGTCTACGTTTTGCTGCTTTAGTTGTTGTCGGTGACAAAAACGGACACGTAGGATTTGGTACTGGTAAAGCACAAGAAGTACCTGAAGCGATCCGTAAAGCAATTGAAGATGCGAAGAAAAACTTAGTTGAAGTACCTATGGTTGGTTCAACAATCCCACACGAAGTAATCGGTGCTTTTAGTGGTGGTAGAATCCTAATGAAACCTGCTGTTGAAGGTTCTGGGGTTGCTGCTGGTGGACCAGTTCGTGCCGTATTAGAATTAGCAGGGGTAGCAGATATCACTTCTAAATCTTTAGGCTCAAACACACCAATCAACGTTGTTCGCGCAACTGTTGAAGGTTTGAAACAATTAAAACGTGCTGAAGAAGTTGCAGCTCTACGCGGCAAATCAGTAGAAGAATTAATCGGATAA
- the rpmD gene encoding 50S ribosomal protein L30, with product MAELKVTLKRSIIGRPQNQRDTVKALGLTKINSSVVKPANEAIKGMINTVSHLVDVEEV from the coding sequence ATGGCTGAATTAAAAGTAACTTTAAAACGCAGTATTATCGGACGTCCTCAAAACCAACGCGATACTGTTAAAGCGTTAGGTCTTACAAAGATTAACAGTTCTGTGGTTAAGCCTGCTAATGAAGCAATCAAAGGCATGATCAACACTGTTTCTCACTTAGTGGACGTTGAAGAAGTTTAA
- the rplO gene encoding 50S ribosomal protein L15, with product MKLHELKPAEGSRQVRNRVGRGTSSGNGKTAGRGQKGQKARSGGGVRLGFEGGQTPLFRRLPKRGFTNVNRKDYAVVNLDVLNRFEDGAEVTPVALVEAGIVKNEKAGIKVLANGELNKKLTVKAAKFSKAAQEAIEAAGGSVEVI from the coding sequence ATGAAACTTCATGAATTAAAACCCGCTGAAGGTTCACGCCAAGTACGTAACCGTGTTGGTCGTGGTACTTCTTCAGGTAACGGAAAAACTGCCGGACGTGGTCAAAAAGGACAAAAAGCTCGTTCAGGCGGTGGTGTACGTCTAGGATTCGAAGGGGGACAAACACCATTGTTCCGTCGTTTACCAAAACGTGGATTTACAAATGTTAACCGTAAGGACTACGCAGTCGTTAATTTAGATGTCTTGAATCGCTTTGAAGACGGAGCTGAAGTAACTCCTGTTGCTTTAGTAGAAGCTGGAATCGTGAAAAACGAAAAAGCTGGAATCAAAGTTTTAGCTAACGGAGAATTGAACAAAAAGTTAACTGTGAAAGCAGCTAAATTCTCAAAAGCAGCACAAGAAGCAATCGAAGCGGCTGGTGGCTCTGTTGAGGTGATCTAA